The segment TGCGCGCCACGTCCATGCCGGACAGGTCGTCGCGCGGGTCCGGTTCGGTGTAGCCCAGCGCGTGGGCCTCGTGTACCAGCGCCGAGAACGGCCGCGAGCCGTCGTGGCGGTTGCACAGCCAGGCCAGGGTGCCGGAGAACATGCCTTCGGCGGCGATCAGCTCGTCGCCCGTGTCGAGCAGGTCGCGCAGCGTCTGCACCACCGGCAGGCCGGCGCAGACGGTCGCCTCGTAGCGAAAGCGCGCGCCGCTGGCGGCGCTGGCGGCGCGGATCGCCTGCCAGCGCTCAAGTGCACCGCTGCCGGCCAGCTTGTTCGGGGTGACCACGTGCAGGCCGGCGGCCAGCCAGGCGGGATAACGGGAGGCCACCGCATCGCTGGCGCTGCAGTCGATCAGCAGTGCGTCGCGCGGCTCGACGCCGCGCACGTGGGCGGCGAAGGCATCGAGGTCATTGGGCCGCCAGACCTGCGCACCGCCGTGGCGGCTGTTCAACTCGGCGTCGTCGCAGTCCAGCCACATGCGCTTGCTGGCGACCACGCCGCACAGGCGCAACCGCACGCGGCCCTCGCGCTGCAGCCGCGGCTGCGCGGCCCGCAACTGGTCGAGCAGGGCGCTGCCGACGCGGCCGGGGCCGATCACGCCGACGGCCAACTCGCGGCAACGGGAGACCGGGGCCGCCGGCGCAAACGCCGACGGCAGCGGTTTGGGGTGTTCGAGCAGCTGGGGTGCACAGGAATTCACGGTAAGCCTCCGGATGAGGCCCGTGCTCGCTGGCGTGTCGGTATGGATGCCGGCCCGCCTCATCGAGGGCGGGGCCGTTGCGTGTGATGAAACTAGTCGCGCACGGACACCCACCCGGACCGGGTAGTAATGGTCGTGGTGGTAATGGTGGCGACACAGGGGGTGTCGACGCAGCGCCCGCCGGCGCAGCACGCCACGCCGGGGAGGCGAGCGGGGCGAAGACTGGCGGGGGCGTTGTCGATCGACATGGTTTGGACACTACGGGCGGATTTGTGGCGGCGTCAACAGGTGCATTTGCAACCATGCCGGCGCCATGGTCAGCGCTGGTAGTGGACGCTCAAGAGGAAGTATCGGCCGACCACGTCGTCGAATGAAGGGCTGTAGGCGAGCGAAGGGCGGCCGTAATAGACCGGCTGGTGATCCAGGGCGTTGTGGATGTTCAGGCCGAAGCGCCAGTGGGGAACGCCGCCGTACTCGAGGTTGAGGTCGAGCAGGGTGAAGGCCGGCGTGTCGCAATGCCCGGCATCGCGCAAGACCTGGGGGCAGGCGAGCGGGCTGTCGGCGCTGGACTGGAAGGCGTAGTGCCCGGTGTAGCGCAGATTGGCGGTGGCCACCCAGTTGCGCAGCGTCCATTCGATGCCGGCCAGCGCGGTCGCCTTGGGCTGGTCCGCGTAGCCGTCGTAGGACTGCGGTGTTGCGCCGGGCTCGATCTGCCGCCGCAGCTTGGAGAGCCAGTCCACGCCGAGGCTGAAGGCGAGGCTGCCGTGGCGCGTGGTATCCAGCCGGTAGCGCGCGTCCAGGTCGAACGAACGCACCATGGTCCTGCCCAGGTTCACCAGTTGCTGGTCGAACGCGTACAGCACGCCCTTGTCGTTGCGGCGGAACAGCTCCGGATAGGCATCCGGGTGGTCCAGCGCGTAGGACACCGGCAGCGGCCGGATCTCGTTCCGGCGATCGACCTGGTAGACATCCAGTGCCACGCCCAGGGCCGGAGTCGGCGCCCACACCACGCCCAGGGTGAGGCTGCGCGAGCGTTCGGGCTGCAGCGCCGGGTTGCTCACGCTGTCCAGTCGAAGGGTGCACAACGAGTAGCCCGGAGAGGTCGCCGCCGGGCTCTGGCACGGCAGCAGGCTGTTCGGGACTTCCACCCGCACGCCGGTGGGGAGCAGCGCCTGAGGTCGGTCCAGTTCGGGCAGCGTCGGTGCACGATAGCCTCGCGCGAGGGTGCCGCGCAGACTGACGCTCTCGGTCAGGTCCCACTTCAGCCCCAGCTTCGGGGAGAAGGCCCAGCCGAACCCGCCGCTGTGGTCGGCGCGGCTGGCCAGGTTCATGGTCAGTCCCCTGGCCAGCGGTGTTTCCAGCTCGACGTAGGCGGCGGAGATCCAGCGGTCGCCGCGCCGCACGTACGGCGGCTGGAACTGGAACACGTCGTTGGAGATAAGCAGCGGGTCTGGTTGGTCTTCCAGCTTTTCGCGGTAGCCCTCAATGCCCGCGGCCAACCCGATGCTGCCCTCCCGCCACTCGGCCAGCGGGCCGTCGGTGCGCAGGCTGAAGCCGGTCTGGCTGGTGTGGCCAGAGCGCATCAGCGTGGGTGCCAGCGCCGCCAGCACGGCCGCATCGTTCTGCCCTCCTGGCTGGTAGCTGCCATCGGCCAGCGCCTGATCGAGCACGCTGGAGCGCAGCAGGCCCTGTGCCCGGTCGGTTCCGGCATTGTGCTGGCTGTCCAGGCGCAGATCCCAAGCCCAGTCGCCCGGCGTGCCGCGGAGACCGACACTCACCTGGGTGCTGCGCGATTGGGTGAAATCGCGGATCGGCCCGACGTCGCTGAACGCGTAGTTGACCACCTGCGTGTCCTGCGGCGCTGCCGGATCGTAGAACCCGATCTGCTCGGTGGCCGGGCCGGTCTGCTGGTGCTGGCGCACCATGTTCCAGCGCAGATCGGCGTAGGCCCGCAGCGAGCCGAGCGGGTGATCGATGTGGGCGAGCAGCGAGCGGCTGTCCAGTTGTGTCTGCAGCGTGGTGACCGGGCCGGAGGTGTTGACGCACGGGCCGTCCAGCGACGTGCGGGTGCAGCCGCCGCCCTGGCTGTCGTAGCCGATCTGGCCACCGTCGAAGTAGTAGTAGCCGTTGCTGTCCTCGCCGGAGTTGCGCGCCCAGGCACGGTCCCGGCCGAGCAGCGGCGATCGCTTGAGGTAGTCCAGTCCCAGGATCACGTGTCCGCCGTGGCCGAATGCCGTGCCGGCGCTGATCGTGCCGCGGTGCTGGGCGGCGTCGCCACGGGAGGAGATGCCGGTATTGGCATCCACCGCGACGCCCTGGAACTGCTTGCGCAGGATGATGTTGACCACGCCCGCCATGGCGTCGGAACCGTAGATCGCCGACGCGCCGTCGCGCAGTACCTCGATCCGCTCGACCAAGGGCAGCGGGATGCTCTCCAGGTCGTTGACCAGGGCGAACTCGCCCTGCGCCAGGCCGTAGCCGGCCATGCGCTGGCCATCGACGAGGAACAGCGTGGCGGTGGCCCCCAGCCCGTGCAGGTCGACCGCCGCGGCGCCCGTGGCCCCGGACAACCCGTTGGCCTGATACAGCGCGTTGTCGGTCATCGCCACCGGGGCATTGTTTACCCGCACGCCCGGCTGGGCGCGCAGCAGTTCGAACAGCGTCTGGTAGCCGCTCCGCTCGATCTGCTGGCGGGTGATGACGGTGAGTGGCGAGGCTGTCTCCACCTCGGTGCGGCGCAGATGCGTGCCGGTCACTTCCACCGGCAGCAGCGGTACCGGAACGTCCTGCAGGGGGACCGCCGGGAGCGCGCGCCCCACGGGCAGCGCAGGCGCCGTTCGTGCCGCGGGAAGCCGGAGCACGAAGGTGTCCGCCGTGACCCGCTGCGCCTCCAGGCCGCTGCCGCGCAGCAGTTCGGCCAGGGCATCGGCTGGCGTGAAGTCGCCCTCCAGCGGCCCGGCCCGGCGATGGGCGGTCAACTCCGGCGGATACAGCAGCTGGATGTTTCCGCTGCGGGCCAGCGCACGCAGGGACTGGTCGAGCGTGCCCGCAGGCAACTGGTAGTGCCGGGTCGCTCCCTGGCCGTGCGCTCCTACGCAGGCTATGCCAAGCATGAGCGCCAGCGCGACTGCGACGGACCGGCGAAGCGGCGCGGCGGGCGCAGACTGGCGCGAGGGCATGCCGTTCAGCGTGGCTCGGCAGGCGGCAGCAGGGTGAGTTCCTTCGCACCGGTGCGCACGGCGCGCAGCTTCCAGCCCTGGGCGAGCGCCTCGGCCAGGGCCTGCTGGTCGCCCGCGTGGAAACGGCCGCTGACCTTGAGCCCGGCCAACGACGGATCGCCCAGGCGCAGCTGGGTCTGCGAGTATCGGTTCATGGCCCGCAGCAGCTCGTCCAGGCGCTGCTCGCTGAAATTGAACTCACCCCGGGTCCAGCCGCGCGCTGCGTCCACGTCCAGCGGGGTGACCGGGCCGGCCTGCCCGGTGGTGTCGATGTGCAGTTGCTCGGCGGGCTTCAGGTCGCTGACCCAGGCATGTCCGACCGCATCGCGGCTGACCGAGACACGCCCTTCCAGCAGGCCGACGGTGACGCCGTCGGCGCTGCGGCTGACCTGGAACGTGGTGCCGATATCGCGGACCAGGTTGCCGTCGACCACCACCATGAACGGGCGGGCGGGGTCGTGCGCCACATGGAACTGGGCGCGGCCGTTGCGGAGGATCACCTCGCGCCGGTGACCGTCGAAGCGTGCGACCAGGCTGGTTTCCGCATCCAGCGCTACTTCGGTGCCATCCGCGAGGGTGACCGCGCGCGGCAGGCCCACGCCGGCGGCGTAGGTCTGCCCGCCCAGGTCCGGTCGGTCGGTCATGATCTGCACGATGCTGACCGCAACCAGCAGGCTGGCGGCGATGCCGGCGACCAGCCACCAGGCGCGCCGGGGCGGCCGGGCCGCCCGGCGCCGGCTGAAGTCACGTCTTGCGGCGCGTGCCACCGCGCGCAGCATCGGGTCGCCGCCGAGCAGCGCTGCATTACGGTGCAGGTACTCCACCTCCGCGTAGGCGGCAGCGTGCTCGGGGTTGGCCGACCGCCAGCGCTCGAAGGCATCCTCGTCCTGCGGGCTGCGGGCCGGCGAATGCAGCCGGGCCAGCCAGTCCTCGGCGCTGTTCGGAAAGTCGGGGGTTGCGTGTTCCGTGGCTCGCCGATTCATGGCCTGACCTCCGTGTGATATGCGCCCAGGCGCTCGCGCAGCAGGCGCAGGGCCCGGCTGATGTGCTTCTCCACCGCCTTCACGCTGATCCCGCAGTGTTCGGCGATCTCGGTGTAACTCATTCCTTCGATCCGGTTGAGCAGGTAGATCTGGCGACAGCGGTCGGGCAGGCGCAGCAGCGCACGCTGCAAGGCAGCCAGCTCCTGTTCGGAGGCGGTGCGCTGCTCGTGCGACGGCTCGCTCGCGGCCAGCTCGACCGTCTCTTCGTCCAGACTCACGTGCAGGGCATCGAAACGGCTGGCCGCACGCCGGCCGCGATCGTGCAGCGCATTCACCGCGATCCGGTAGAGCAGGCCGGACCAGGTGTCCGGTGCATAGCCGCGATAGCGGATCAGCCGCGTGAGGCTTTCCTGGGCCAGGTCCTCGGCATCGTCGGCCGAACGGGTCCGGCGCTGCAGGAAGCGCACGAGTCCGTCGCGCTGCGATCGCACGAAACCTTCGAACTCGTTTGCGTCATCGGCCTGCGCGAGTGTTCGCTTCGGGCCGGCCGGACCCAGGGCCATGCCGCGACACCGTGTATTGACCAGGGAAACAGTCGTCACGATATCGCAACCGCCGCGGCTTGTGGCTAACGAAATAAAAGTGCTTCCGCGTCCATGCGGAAGTCTTTGGGCCGCTCTCCATGCGCGGGGGGCATCCGGGCCGGTTGCCGGTCGGCATCCGGCCCACACCTCGTTCAACGCCCGAGGTGCCCTACCCCCCTACCTCCGATTTCATGGCGACAGGTCGATCGCATAGGTCGCGGTGCCATCGCCGTGGTCGGCGAGCTGGCGGATGCC is part of the Dyella thiooxydans genome and harbors:
- a CDS encoding TonB-dependent receptor codes for the protein MLGIACVGAHGQGATRHYQLPAGTLDQSLRALARSGNIQLLYPPELTAHRRAGPLEGDFTPADALAELLRGSGLEAQRVTADTFVLRLPAARTAPALPVGRALPAVPLQDVPVPLLPVEVTGTHLRRTEVETASPLTVITRQQIERSGYQTLFELLRAQPGVRVNNAPVAMTDNALYQANGLSGATGAAAVDLHGLGATATLFLVDGQRMAGYGLAQGEFALVNDLESIPLPLVERIEVLRDGASAIYGSDAMAGVVNIILRKQFQGVAVDANTGISSRGDAAQHRGTISAGTAFGHGGHVILGLDYLKRSPLLGRDRAWARNSGEDSNGYYYFDGGQIGYDSQGGGCTRTSLDGPCVNTSGPVTTLQTQLDSRSLLAHIDHPLGSLRAYADLRWNMVRQHQQTGPATEQIGFYDPAAPQDTQVVNYAFSDVGPIRDFTQSRSTQVSVGLRGTPGDWAWDLRLDSQHNAGTDRAQGLLRSSVLDQALADGSYQPGGQNDAAVLAALAPTLMRSGHTSQTGFSLRTDGPLAEWREGSIGLAAGIEGYREKLEDQPDPLLISNDVFQFQPPYVRRGDRWISAAYVELETPLARGLTMNLASRADHSGGFGWAFSPKLGLKWDLTESVSLRGTLARGYRAPTLPELDRPQALLPTGVRVEVPNSLLPCQSPAATSPGYSLCTLRLDSVSNPALQPERSRSLTLGVVWAPTPALGVALDVYQVDRRNEIRPLPVSYALDHPDAYPELFRRNDKGVLYAFDQQLVNLGRTMVRSFDLDARYRLDTTRHGSLAFSLGVDWLSKLRRQIEPGATPQSYDGYADQPKATALAGIEWTLRNWVATANLRYTGHYAFQSSADSPLACPQVLRDAGHCDTPAFTLLDLNLEYGGVPHWRFGLNIHNALDHQPVYYGRPSLAYSPSFDDVVGRYFLLSVHYQR
- a CDS encoding RNA polymerase sigma factor, giving the protein MALGPAGPKRTLAQADDANEFEGFVRSQRDGLVRFLQRRTRSADDAEDLAQESLTRLIRYRGYAPDTWSGLLYRIAVNALHDRGRRAASRFDALHVSLDEETVELAASEPSHEQRTASEQELAALQRALLRLPDRCRQIYLLNRIEGMSYTEIAEHCGISVKAVEKHISRALRLLRERLGAYHTEVRP
- a CDS encoding FecR family protein, which gives rise to MNRRATEHATPDFPNSAEDWLARLHSPARSPQDEDAFERWRSANPEHAAAYAEVEYLHRNAALLGGDPMLRAVARAARRDFSRRRAARPPRRAWWLVAGIAASLLVAVSIVQIMTDRPDLGGQTYAAGVGLPRAVTLADGTEVALDAETSLVARFDGHRREVILRNGRAQFHVAHDPARPFMVVVDGNLVRDIGTTFQVSRSADGVTVGLLEGRVSVSRDAVGHAWVSDLKPAEQLHIDTTGQAGPVTPLDVDAARGWTRGEFNFSEQRLDELLRAMNRYSQTQLRLGDPSLAGLKVSGRFHAGDQQALAEALAQGWKLRAVRTGAKELTLLPPAEPR
- a CDS encoding homoserine dehydrogenase: MNSCAPQLLEHPKPLPSAFAPAAPVSRCRELAVGVIGPGRVGSALLDQLRAAQPRLQREGRVRLRLCGVVASKRMWLDCDDAELNSRHGGAQVWRPNDLDAFAAHVRGVEPRDALLIDCSASDAVASRYPAWLAAGLHVVTPNKLAGSGALERWQAIRAASAASGARFRYEATVCAGLPVVQTLRDLLDTGDELIAAEGMFSGTLAWLCNRHDGSRPFSALVHEAHALGYTEPDPRDDLSGMDVARKLVILAREAGWALSLDDVAVESLVPAALASLSRDDFLERMEELDAPMAARLAEARAEGGVLRHVAHLDARGRASVRLAVLPADHAFAHSRLTDNVVQFTTRRYCDNPLLVQGPGAGPEVTAAGIFADLLRIAESLEVRA